CGGCGTGGCTCATGCGCGAGGCGTTGGCGCGCACGCCACGGATGCGATCGAGCCACCCGGCCCCAGGCGCGAGGGCGTCCGCGAAGTGGGTCGGGTGGGCGCAGTTGATCATGTAGTACGCGGGATAGCGGCCGGTGTCGGCGTCGACCTGGGCGATGGCGTCGCCCAGCGTCTGGCCGGTCGGCAGGCGGCCGTCGGTCTCGACCGTGAACGAGATCGCCGCCGGCAGGCCGGCGGCGCGCGCGGCGCGGGCGACGCCGACCGCCTCCTCGGCGTAGTTCATGGTGATGGCGCAGGCCATGTCGGCGCCCGCCTCGGCGAACACCCGCGCCTGCGGGCCGTGGTAATCGGCGGCCTGCTCGGCGGACATCGCGGTGTCGGGCACGTAGCCATCGCCGCGCGGGCCGAAGCAGCCGCTGACCACCACCGGCGTCTGCGCGCTGGCGTACTCGTCGCGCAGCCGGTGCAACAGCTCGACGCTCTGCCGGCTGGCCGCCGCCAACCCGTCGGGCGTGTAGCCGAGCCTGGCGGCCCAGTCCGGGCTGGCGCGCCAGGTCGCGCTCTCGAGGATGATCCCGGTCTGGTGGCGCCGGGCGATGTCGAGGTACGAGCGGAAGTACTTCTCCAGCGCGGCCCGGCCCTCCGCCGACGCCAGCAGGTGGAACGCCGCGAAGTGCGGCAGCTCCAACGCCTCGTGGAAGATCAGCGTCGTCTCGATCCCGCCGTCGGTGAGAAAGGGTCGCTCGGACAGTTGT
This genomic window from bacterium contains:
- a CDS encoding homocysteine S-methyltransferase family protein; protein product: MASYRDALPQLSERPFLTDGGIETTLIFHEALELPHFAAFHLLASAEGRAALEKYFRSYLDIARRHQTGIILESATWRASPDWAARLGYTPDGLAAASRQSVELLHRLRDEYASAQTPVVVSGCFGPRGDGYVPDTAMSAEQAADYHGPQARVFAEAGADMACAITMNYAEEAVGVARAARAAGLPAAISFTVETDGRLPTGQTLGDAIAQVDADTGRYPAYYMINCAHPTHFADALAPGAGWLDRIRGVRANASRMSHAELNEAPVLDVGNPAELGTQYAQLKQRLKGLTVMGGCCGTDTRHIEQIASACVPLFTSAR